GTGTTCTAGTTGTGGAAGTAATAAGAAGCTCGCTAACTGATTTGCGAAGTGAGCCAACAATCCGCTCTCTTCCTGGATCGCTGTCTTTCGAGAAAAATTGGAATGATTGTTGAAAAAAATCTTCATAATAATGCGCAAAAAAAGTATCAGAAATGGTTAAATTGACAACTAAATTATTTGTATCTCCTTGAATTGTATAAAAGGTATTGCGATCAAGAATTAAGATGTCTCCTTCTTGCAAGCGATACTTTTCTTCGGCAATCTTAATCGTTAATTGGCCAGAAATCGCAAACATTACTTTTGTACCAAGCGAAATTTCCGAGGTTGCCTGTTTCACGCGTTCAATGCCTATTGTGTAGTCTTGTAAGTGAGGCATTCGTATCCACTCCTTTGTATAGCTTAATTGGACAGTGTTACTTATATTATTTCTTCAAAAAGGCACCTTTTCCGAAAAACTCAATGACTTGAGGCATTATTTGATAAAGCCGTGTCGCAATGTTCATTACAAATGGCAAGTTAATTTCTCGACGTTTAGTCCCCATAATTTGCACTGTTTTGCGTGCAACTTTTTCCGGTTTTAAGACTAATTTTCCAACAGTATCTAAATAATTGCCAGACTTATCCGCCACATCAAAAAAGTTCGTTGCAATCGGACCTGGGTTTACTGTGGTCACTTTTATTTTATCCGGAATTAACTCTAACCTGAGAGCATTAGAAAATCCAAGAACAGCATATTTTGTAGCAGAATACACAGTTGACTTTGGTGTAGCGATTTTAGCTGCTTGAGAAGCAATATTAATGATGTGACCGGACTTACGAGCTTGCATTTTTGGAAGCAGTAATTGTGTTAACTGAATTAATCCTAAGACATTTGTATCAAACATCTTTTCAACGGTTTCAAATGGGATGTCTACCGCATTTTCGAACAAACCAAATCCAGCGCAATTTACTAGCACATCCAAGTCGAAAGCTAGGTTTACTTTTTCGCTTACTTGCTTCACTTGTTCGAAATCAGTCATATCTAAGGTAAAATATTCCACTTTAACTGGATATTTTGTTGTGATTTCTTGTTGCAACGTAATAAGTTTTTCGGTCCTTCTAGCTGTTATAATGACATTTGCTCCAGAAGCCGCAACTTGTCTAGCAATTTCTGCCCCAAGTCCATTCGACGCCCCAGTAATTAGTACGGTTTTATTCTTCAAAAAAGCATTCATTTTGTCACTCTCCTATTTGGAAAACTGCTAAATCATACGCTATCTCAGTATTTTCAAAAACAGATTTTGCTTCAATTAATAAAGCCTTGCTTGCTTCGCGGTCATATCGCGAACTAATATGGGTTAAAATCAATTTTTTCACACCTGCTCTTTTCGCAAGTTCGGCTGCTTGGATGGTCGTAGAATGCATATATTCTGCTGCCATTTTACCTTTATCGCCTTCAAATGTTGCTTCATGAACGAGCACATCTGCATTTTCAGCTAATCGAAACTCACTAGCAGTTGCTCTTGTGTCACC
The nucleotide sequence above comes from Listeria ivanovii subsp. londoniensis. Encoded proteins:
- a CDS encoding SDR family NAD(P)-dependent oxidoreductase; translation: MNAFLKNKTVLITGASNGLGAEIARQVAASGANVIITARRTEKLITLQQEITTKYPVKVEYFTLDMTDFEQVKQVSEKVNLAFDLDVLVNCAGFGLFENAVDIPFETVEKMFDTNVLGLIQLTQLLLPKMQARKSGHIINIASQAAKIATPKSTVYSATKYAVLGFSNALRLELIPDKIKVTTVNPGPIATNFFDVADKSGNYLDTVGKLVLKPEKVARKTVQIMGTKRREINLPFVMNIATRLYQIMPQVIEFFGKGAFLKK